GGGCAGTCCGGCCCCGCTTCCTGCTTGCTTCACGCAGAGGCACGCTTTCTAATGAACGCCATGTCCTACCGCGCTGCTGTCGTCGGATCTGGGCCGAACGGTCTTGCCGCCGCAATTACCCTGGCGCTGGCCGGATGGCATGTAGACGTGTACGAGGCCAACGCGACCCCCGGCGGCGCGGTTCGCAGCGCGGCTCTTACGCTGCCCGGCTACGTCCACGATCTGGGGTCGGCTATTCATCCGCTCGCCGTGGCGTCGCCCTTCTTCAAGCGGCTGCCACTGGCACGCTACGGTCTGGACTTCGTGGAGTCGCCCTCCCCTGTCGCTCATCCGCTGCCCGGCGGCACCGTTCTGCTGCACCGCAGCGTGGAGGAAACCGCCGCCGAACTCGGTGAGGACGGCCCCGCGTATATCCGCCTGATGCGCCCGCTGGTGGATGCCGCGCCAGATATGCTGCACGACACGCTCAGGCCGCTGCTGCGTGTGCCCGCTCATCCGGTCACGCTGGCCCGCTTTGGGCTGCGGGGGCTGCCGTCTGCTGCACTTCTGGCACAGACAGTGTTCCGGGGCGAACGCGCCCGCGCCCTGTTCGGCGGCCTGAGCGCACACTCTGCCGTGCCGCTCACCCAGCCCGTCACCTCGGCGTATGGCCTGATGCTGGCGGTCACGGCCCACGCCGTCGGGTGGCCGTTTCCACGCGGAGGCGCACAGAAGATCACCGACGCGCTGATTCAGTACCTCGAACACCTGGGTGGGCGCGTCCATCTGAATGCACCTGTGAACGCGCTGCGCGAACTGGACGCCGATCTGAAGCTGCTCGACGTGTCACCCAGAGAATTTCTGCGGCTCGCACCCGACCTTCCAGACGGCTACGCCCGCACGCTGCGGGGTTTTCGGTATGGCCCCGGCACCCTGAAGATCGACTACGCGCTGAGCGAGCCGATTCCCTGGCACGATCCACGCACGGCACTCGCCTCGACGGTGCATGTGGGCGGCACACTGCCGCAGCTCGTCGCCAGCGAGGCGCACACGCTTCAGCACATGTCAGAGCGGCCCTATCTGCTGCTGGCCCAGCACACGCCGTTCGATCCGAGCCGCGCTCCCGCCGGACGGCACACTGCCTGGCTGTACGCGCATACCCCAAACGGTCAGGAGCCGCGTCCGGGCGATGTCGAGCGCATCGAGGCGCAGATCGAGCGGCTGGCCCCCGGCTTCCGCGACACCGTGCTGATGAGGACGGTGACGACTGCGCCCCAGGCCGAGCAGCAGAACCGCAATCTGGTGGGCGGCGACGTGGGCGGCGGCAGCAATACCCTGCTGGGCACCCTCATCCGCCCGGTGCTGTCGGCCACCCCGTACCGCACCCCTCTGCGGGGCGTGTACCTGTGCAGTGCCAGCACCCCGCCGGGCGGAGGCGTTCACGGCATGGCGGGCCACCTCGCCGCCCTCGCTGCACTGAAAGACCTGAGATGATCACCCCTGAACTCAGTCGCAGGCGCTGCGGGTACCCGCTGTTAGATTCAGATCCTTTTTGATGGCGTTGACGCCCAGCGCCGCGAAGGTGGCGCAGTCCAGCGTGCCCTGATACTCGG
This genomic stretch from Deinococcus ruber harbors:
- a CDS encoding phytoene desaturase family protein, which encodes MNAMSYRAAVVGSGPNGLAAAITLALAGWHVDVYEANATPGGAVRSAALTLPGYVHDLGSAIHPLAVASPFFKRLPLARYGLDFVESPSPVAHPLPGGTVLLHRSVEETAAELGEDGPAYIRLMRPLVDAAPDMLHDTLRPLLRVPAHPVTLARFGLRGLPSAALLAQTVFRGERARALFGGLSAHSAVPLTQPVTSAYGLMLAVTAHAVGWPFPRGGAQKITDALIQYLEHLGGRVHLNAPVNALRELDADLKLLDVSPREFLRLAPDLPDGYARTLRGFRYGPGTLKIDYALSEPIPWHDPRTALASTVHVGGTLPQLVASEAHTLQHMSERPYLLLAQHTPFDPSRAPAGRHTAWLYAHTPNGQEPRPGDVERIEAQIERLAPGFRDTVLMRTVTTAPQAEQQNRNLVGGDVGGGSNTLLGTLIRPVLSATPYRTPLRGVYLCSASTPPGGGVHGMAGHLAALAALKDLR